The following DNA comes from Pithys albifrons albifrons isolate INPA30051 chromosome 17, PitAlb_v1, whole genome shotgun sequence.
AGATATTCTTTACAACTACATAAAACTGGAGGCTGTAACAGGTGTGACTAAAGAGGTTTGGGAGCCACCAATTACTGGTAACATTATAGCAGCACAGCCTTTCTGAGGAAAGGCTTCAGGACAGACTTTGCTGCACCAGCCCATGTGGAAAGGCAACCTCCACAGCTCCAGGGCTCCCTTTCTGGTTTGAATGGGAAGTTTGTGTTAATGGACAGAAGTTCTGCATGACCAAAGTATTCAGAAGGCACAAAACTAAATTGCACGGGCCAACACAAGTGATTTAAGCTCAGGATGCCCAAAAACTCAAACTCAAGAGCATAAAAATCAGAGTTTGTTCCATTTTTGCAGCCACATTTGTTGTTCAGGAGAGGCAGGCAGTCTCTCTATTCCTGAGAGTGTGCTGCATCCTCTTAAAGacaaggcaggaaggaaggagactCCTACACTTCTCCTGCACCAGCCTCTCCAGGGGcttcctctccatctctggagcTCAGTGAATGGCTCAGAAAGGCTGtcacagaaatgcaaagctgCTTCACACCCACGCTCAGACACAGCCCATCACAACAACCTGCTCCTAAACTGAACTGAGGAACAGCCCCTGTGTGTGGCAGAGCCTCCCCCTGGCCCAGGCCCCCTCCCTGGCTGCACACCAAGGAGCAGCCAGTCACAGTCAGCTTTCATGCTCTCATATTTAAACATCCTTTTCTTTAACTCCAGAGACCACAGAATAACCACCTACAGGTCTGGACTGGGACAAGCCTCTGCCTTGACCTAACACATGCTTTGCTTCCAGAGGCAGCATCTGAGTTGATCCAAACCTTCCTAACGGCCATTTCTCCATaggctgctgcttcctccttccACGTTTAATGGACCCCTGAGAGAACCCCCCACCCTCTctacccctgccctgctgctgcagctgcaggtagAGCCCCCCATTCTCCCCAGGGGGAAGGAGACAAGCCCTGACCTCACCCCCTTTCTGCCCTCCACCATGTATTGCTTTGGCTGCACCTTCCCACAGCCATCcttctgcagctcagggcacaggTTATCGATGCTGCTGCGGGATCCTGTCTAAGTAGGGAATGGCAGCTCCCACAGTGCCATGGACATGCGCATGGACATGGACATGAAAGGGCAGAGAAGGACTGGAAAATGAAGTGACTGGAAAAtccagcagccagggcagccctTAAGACCTAGAAAAGTGTTTTTTCAAGATACCAAGAGAAAAAGTGCTGGTCCTCATTTAACTTTCCTTCCTTGATTCATCTCCAGGTCTGTTGTTCTTAGGGATGTTCAGCCCTCACCACTTCCACACCCTGAGCCCCCAGCCCATTCTTACCTGAGGGGTATCCGGATGGCAATGATTCTGTCGATGGCAATAGCAAGAAGGCTGAAGATGGAACTCTGAGTCAAGACCAGGACGAAGCAGGCAATGAAAAGGCAGCCATAGAAGAAGGCACAGAAGCCAGTGCTGATGGTGATGGCAAAGGGGATTGCCAGCACGCCCACGGCGAtgtcagcagcagccagagacaCCACGAAGTAGTTGGTGACGTTCTGCAAGTTGCTGTTCAGGTAGACGGCCCAGCAGACCAGGATGTTGCCCAGGATGGCCAGCACAGCAATGATGAGCTCCAGGATGATGTAGGCGATGTCTGAGAGGAAGTCCTCTTTCCCATGTACTAGCATGGTGAGGACAGCCAGGCCGGCGTGGGGACGTGCCGGGACAGCTCAGCGTTCATATCTGCAGAGCACGGAATGGCCACGACGCCACGAAGCTGCCGGGGGGCTGCGGAGCACTcgctgccagccctggggctgctcacacacacacactgccctccccactgctgctccaggcctgcccagcagcaggtggcaAGGAAAAAAGCCCAGGGCTTGCCAGCTCCACAAGTGGATGAACCAGATGCAGAACGATTCCAACTCCGGCAGACAAACAGACAGCAGAATTGCTCTTGTGGCCAGACACT
Coding sequences within:
- the ADORA2A gene encoding adenosine receptor A2a isoform X2 codes for the protein MLVHGKEDFLSDIAYIILELIIAVLAILGNILVCWAVYLNSNLQNVTNYFVVSLAAADIAVGVLAIPFAITISTGFCAFFYGCLFIACFVLVLTQSSIFSLLAIAIDRIIAIRIPLRCMS